Proteins co-encoded in one Streptococcus parauberis NCFD 2020 genomic window:
- a CDS encoding adenine phosphoribosyltransferase, which produces MELTKFIASIENYPKEGITFRDISPLMADGKAYSYAIREIAQYACDKDIDMIVGPEARGFIIGCPVAVELGIGFAPVRKPGKLPREVVSSDYEKEYGLDTLTMHSDAIKPGQRVLIVDDLLATGGTVKATIDMIQQLGGVVAGCAFLIELDGLNDRDALGDIDYKVLMNFPG; this is translated from the coding sequence ATGGAATTAACAAAATTTATTGCATCAATTGAAAACTATCCTAAAGAAGGTATTACCTTCCGTGACATTTCACCTTTAATGGCTGATGGTAAAGCATATAGCTATGCAATTCGTGAGATTGCTCAATATGCGTGTGATAAAGATATTGATATGATTGTCGGACCTGAAGCGCGTGGCTTTATCATCGGTTGCCCTGTGGCAGTTGAACTAGGTATTGGTTTTGCTCCAGTACGTAAACCAGGTAAATTACCACGTGAAGTTGTTTCTTCTGACTATGAAAAAGAATATGGTTTAGATACTTTAACAATGCATTCAGATGCTATTAAACCTGGTCAACGTGTTCTTATCGTAGATGATTTATTAGCGACTGGAGGTACAGTTAAAGCAACTATCGACATGATTCAACAATTAGGTGGAGTAGTTGCAGGTTGTGCATTCCTAATTGAATTAGATGGCTTAAACGATCGTGACGCTTTGGGCGATATCGACTATAAAGTCTTGATGAATTTCCCAGGTTAA
- the recJ gene encoding single-stranded-DNA-specific exonuclease RecJ codes for MIRAKYDWIINEKKPDDGFFKLAKKKSLSQDICRLLYDRGIDDEKKLDHFLRADLSDLNDPYLLNDMDKAVNRIRTAIENFEQILVYGDYDADGMTSASIMKETLEMMGAEALIYLPNRFTDGYGPNESVYKYFIEQNQVSLIITVDNGVAGHEAIAYAQAAGVDVIVTDHHSLPDQLPQAYAVIHPEHPEADYPFKKLAGCGVAFKLACALLETVPTEFLDLVAIGTIADMVSLTDENRVLVKNGLKVLKMSERQGLQELMTISGVDLDAIDEDTVGFKIAPQLNALGRLDDPNPAIELLTGFDDEEAHDIALMINEKNEERKSLVQTIYNEAVEMVDLSKPVQVLAKAGWHPGVLGIVAGRILEEISQTVIVLNIENGVAKGSARSIEAINIFDALNHQRELMTAFGGHSGAAGMTLPAENIQALSESITDYVVSEKIDISQKNSLKIDSWLDLDHLSLEFLKELNILAPFGMDNKKPVFALKDFTVVQARTMGADQSHLKLRIKNGSVETDVVAFNQGQYHLEYSQLADLELAVTLTVNSWNGNTSLQLMLVDARATKSPQLFDFRARNMTLPNDISDIMVENDGQEVAIIDLPEDLEALRLQFQKRHFEAIYFKNNIDKPYYLSGSGSKDQFARLYKTIYQFPEFDVRFKLSQLSDYLKIEKYLLVKMIQIFNELGFVAIDNGLMTVNKDASKRDIADSKTYQELQKLVKYQELMSLGTPQEIYDFLVNED; via the coding sequence ATGATAAGAGCCAAATATGATTGGATTATAAATGAAAAGAAGCCAGATGATGGCTTCTTTAAACTAGCAAAGAAAAAAAGTCTTAGTCAAGACATATGTCGGCTCCTTTATGATAGAGGAATTGATGATGAAAAAAAATTAGACCATTTTCTTCGGGCCGACCTTTCTGACTTAAACGATCCCTATTTATTAAATGATATGGACAAAGCGGTGAACAGAATTCGGACCGCCATTGAAAACTTTGAACAGATTTTAGTTTATGGAGATTATGATGCTGATGGGATGACATCGGCATCCATCATGAAAGAAACACTTGAAATGATGGGAGCTGAGGCTTTAATCTACCTCCCCAACCGTTTTACAGATGGTTATGGTCCAAATGAAAGCGTCTATAAGTATTTCATTGAGCAAAACCAAGTTAGTTTAATTATTACAGTTGATAATGGGGTTGCGGGTCACGAGGCCATTGCTTACGCGCAAGCAGCAGGTGTTGATGTGATTGTCACGGACCATCACTCTCTACCTGATCAATTACCACAAGCTTACGCAGTTATTCACCCAGAACATCCAGAAGCTGACTATCCTTTTAAAAAATTAGCCGGCTGTGGCGTTGCTTTTAAACTGGCCTGCGCCCTGCTAGAAACAGTTCCAACTGAATTTCTGGATTTAGTGGCTATTGGTACTATTGCGGATATGGTTTCCTTAACGGATGAAAATCGCGTTTTAGTAAAGAATGGCTTGAAAGTCCTAAAAATGAGTGAACGGCAAGGTTTACAAGAATTAATGACTATTTCAGGAGTTGATTTAGACGCTATTGATGAGGATACTGTTGGTTTTAAAATTGCCCCGCAATTAAATGCTCTAGGTCGCTTAGATGATCCTAATCCAGCAATTGAACTCTTGACTGGATTTGATGATGAAGAAGCCCATGACATTGCCCTCATGATTAATGAAAAAAACGAAGAGCGTAAAAGCTTGGTTCAAACTATTTATAATGAAGCTGTTGAGATGGTTGACTTAAGTAAACCAGTTCAAGTTCTGGCTAAGGCCGGCTGGCATCCTGGTGTACTTGGGATTGTTGCTGGGAGAATTCTTGAAGAAATCAGTCAAACAGTTATCGTCTTGAATATTGAAAATGGGGTTGCTAAAGGCTCTGCTCGCTCAATAGAGGCTATTAATATATTTGATGCCTTAAATCATCAACGAGAATTGATGACTGCTTTTGGTGGTCACAGTGGTGCAGCTGGGATGACCTTACCAGCTGAAAATATTCAAGCTTTATCAGAATCCATAACTGATTACGTTGTCTCTGAAAAGATTGATATAAGTCAAAAAAATAGTTTAAAAATTGATAGTTGGTTAGATCTTGATCACTTGAGTTTGGAATTCTTGAAAGAATTGAATATCTTAGCTCCATTTGGCATGGACAATAAAAAACCTGTTTTTGCTCTCAAAGATTTCACAGTTGTTCAAGCACGGACTATGGGTGCTGATCAAAGTCACTTGAAGCTCCGGATAAAAAATGGTTCAGTTGAAACTGATGTTGTTGCCTTTAATCAAGGACAATATCATTTAGAATATAGTCAACTGGCTGATTTAGAATTGGCCGTGACTTTGACAGTTAATTCTTGGAATGGAAACACCAGTCTTCAGCTTATGTTAGTCGATGCCAGGGCTACCAAAAGTCCGCAATTATTTGATTTCAGGGCTAGAAATATGACTTTGCCGAATGATATTTCAGATATCATGGTGGAAAATGATGGTCAGGAAGTAGCTATTATTGATTTGCCAGAGGATTTGGAGGCTTTGCGCCTGCAATTCCAAAAGAGACATTTTGAAGCTATTTACTTCAAAAATAATATTGATAAGCCTTATTATCTTTCCGGTTCTGGTAGTAAGGATCAGTTTGCAAGATTATATAAAACGATTTACCAATTTCCGGAATTTGATGTTCGTTTTAAATTAAGTCAGTTAAGTGATTACTTGAAAATTGAAAAATATCTTTTAGTTAAAATGATTCAAATTTTTAATGAATTAGGTTTTGTTGCAATTGATAATGGTTTAATGACGGTTAATAAGGATGCATCAAAACGTGACATCGCGGATAGTAAAACTTATCAAGAATTACAAAAACTAGTTAAGTATCAAGAGCTAATGTCACTTGGAACACCGCAAGAAATTTATGATTTTTTGGTTAATGAAGATTAA